In one window of Mobula hypostoma chromosome 1, sMobHyp1.1, whole genome shotgun sequence DNA:
- the LOC134344908 gene encoding epithelial cell adhesion molecule-like isoform X1: MGRDSYLLLLAVLMGRLCTNSAIPDDECPDASPARENCEFDEVCEDASCKYNEYVTCHLNRCGTCEAVFRGFDNLTVNCNQLTPKCRLLRLEMLHKSRTASRQPGGRRVDDLYDPECERNGTFKAKQCDDSNLCWCVDSAGVRVTDKTGDDPKCGQLVRVHLIQIDFSFKVEFVFLKMKEAAVRRKVAIKLVKEYTLKATQILEITVHELSREICIRLSENGTKDPADISTVAYYIERDLKTNRFTLEVDGKSLQVERESVQVWFFDNEPPRINMKSISPGFAAIIIIIALAILTGIAVFVVVRRRAKEDWQRIQFEVIEVMYRAQTSVQLFHGRVTWDLVQ, translated from the exons ATGGGCAGAGATAGCTACCTGCTTCTCCTGGCGGTGTTGATGGGTCGTCTCTGCACAAATTCTGCCATACCAG ATGACGAGTGCCCCGATGCCTCTCCTGCCCGGGAAAACTGTGAGTTTGACGAGGTGTGCGAGGACGCCAGCTGCAAGTACAACGAGTACGTGACCTGCCACCTCAACCGGTGTGGAACGTGCGAGGCCGTCTTCCGAGGCTTCGACAACCTAACAGTCAACTGCAACCAGT TGACGCCCAAATGCCGCCTGCTGCGCCTGGAGATGCTTCACAAGAGCCGGACGGCCAGCAGGCAGCCGGGCGGAAGGCGGGTCGACGACCTGTACGACCCCGAGTGCGAGCGGAACGGCACCTTCAAGGCCAAGCAGTGCGACGACTCCAACCTCTGCTGGTGCGTGGACAGTGCCGGGGTCAGGGTCACCGACAAGACCGGTGACGACCCCAAGTGCGGCCAGCTCGTCCGAGTCCA CCTCATTCAGATTGATTTCAGCTTCAAAGTCGAGTTTGTCTTCCTGAAGATGAAGGAGGCAGCTGTTCGACG GAAGGTGGCCATCAAGTTGGTCAAAGAGTACACCCTGAAGGCTACCCAGATCCTGGAGATCACG GTCCACGAGTTGTCCAGAGAGATCTGCATCCGGCTGAGCGAGAATGGGACCAAAGACCCCGCCGACATCTCTACTGTGGCATACTACATCGAGAGGGAC CTGAAGACGAACAGGTTCACTCTGGAAGTGGACGGGAAGAGCTTGCAGGTGGAGAGGGAGTCGGTCCAGGTTTGGTTCTTTGACAACGAGCCTCCCCGGATCAACATGAAGTCCATCTCGCCGGGCTTTGcggccatcatcatcatcattgcgCTGGCCATTCTAACCGGGATCGCAGTGTTT GTTGTGGTCAGGAGGAGAGCGAAGGAGGACTGGCAGAGGATCCAGTTTGAAGTGATTGAGGTGATGTATCGTGCTCAAACCTCTGTGCAGCTCTTCCATGGTAGGGTCACTTGGGATTTAGTTCAGTGA
- the LOC134344908 gene encoding epithelial cell adhesion molecule-like isoform X2, which produces MGRDSYLLLLAVLMGRLCTNSAIPDDECPDASPARENCEFDEVCEDASCKYNEYVTCHLNRCGTCEAVFRGFDNLTVNCNQLTPKCRLLRLEMLHKSRTASRQPGGRRVDDLYDPECERNGTFKAKQCDDSNLCWCVDSAGVRVTDKTGDDPKCGQLVRVHLIQIDFSFKVEFVFLKMKEAAVRRKVAIKLVKEYTLKATQILEITVHELSREICIRLSENGTKDPADISTVAYYIERDLKTNRFTLEVDGKSLQVERESVQVWFFDNEPPRINMKSISPGFAAIIIIIALAILTGIAVFVVVRRRAKEDWQRIQFEVIEQGQELEHHQLAQRMGLAR; this is translated from the exons ATGGGCAGAGATAGCTACCTGCTTCTCCTGGCGGTGTTGATGGGTCGTCTCTGCACAAATTCTGCCATACCAG ATGACGAGTGCCCCGATGCCTCTCCTGCCCGGGAAAACTGTGAGTTTGACGAGGTGTGCGAGGACGCCAGCTGCAAGTACAACGAGTACGTGACCTGCCACCTCAACCGGTGTGGAACGTGCGAGGCCGTCTTCCGAGGCTTCGACAACCTAACAGTCAACTGCAACCAGT TGACGCCCAAATGCCGCCTGCTGCGCCTGGAGATGCTTCACAAGAGCCGGACGGCCAGCAGGCAGCCGGGCGGAAGGCGGGTCGACGACCTGTACGACCCCGAGTGCGAGCGGAACGGCACCTTCAAGGCCAAGCAGTGCGACGACTCCAACCTCTGCTGGTGCGTGGACAGTGCCGGGGTCAGGGTCACCGACAAGACCGGTGACGACCCCAAGTGCGGCCAGCTCGTCCGAGTCCA CCTCATTCAGATTGATTTCAGCTTCAAAGTCGAGTTTGTCTTCCTGAAGATGAAGGAGGCAGCTGTTCGACG GAAGGTGGCCATCAAGTTGGTCAAAGAGTACACCCTGAAGGCTACCCAGATCCTGGAGATCACG GTCCACGAGTTGTCCAGAGAGATCTGCATCCGGCTGAGCGAGAATGGGACCAAAGACCCCGCCGACATCTCTACTGTGGCATACTACATCGAGAGGGAC CTGAAGACGAACAGGTTCACTCTGGAAGTGGACGGGAAGAGCTTGCAGGTGGAGAGGGAGTCGGTCCAGGTTTGGTTCTTTGACAACGAGCCTCCCCGGATCAACATGAAGTCCATCTCGCCGGGCTTTGcggccatcatcatcatcattgcgCTGGCCATTCTAACCGGGATCGCAGTGTTT GTTGTGGTCAGGAGGAGAGCGAAGGAGGACTGGCAGAGGATCCAGTTTGAAGTGATTGAG CAGGGCCAGGAGTTGGagcaccaccagctggcccagaGGATGGGTTTAGCACGTTAA
- the LOC134344908 gene encoding epithelial cell adhesion molecule-like isoform X3, whose protein sequence is MGRDSYLLLLAVLMGRLCTNSAIPDDECPDASPARENCEFDEVCEDASCKYNEYVTCHLNRCGTCEAVFRGFDNLTVNCNQLTPKCRLLRLEMLHKSRTASRQPGGRRVDDLYDPECERNGTFKAKQCDDSNLCWCVDSAGVRVTDKTGDDPKCGQLVRVHLIQIDFSFKVEFVFLKMKEAAVRRKVAIKLVKEYTLKATQILEITVHELSREICIRLSENGTKDPADISTVAYYIERDLKTNRFTLEVDGKSLQVERESVQVWFFDNEPPRINMKSISPGFAAIIIIIALAILTGIAVFVVVRRRAKEDWQRIQFEVIEGQELEHHQLAQRMGLAR, encoded by the exons ATGGGCAGAGATAGCTACCTGCTTCTCCTGGCGGTGTTGATGGGTCGTCTCTGCACAAATTCTGCCATACCAG ATGACGAGTGCCCCGATGCCTCTCCTGCCCGGGAAAACTGTGAGTTTGACGAGGTGTGCGAGGACGCCAGCTGCAAGTACAACGAGTACGTGACCTGCCACCTCAACCGGTGTGGAACGTGCGAGGCCGTCTTCCGAGGCTTCGACAACCTAACAGTCAACTGCAACCAGT TGACGCCCAAATGCCGCCTGCTGCGCCTGGAGATGCTTCACAAGAGCCGGACGGCCAGCAGGCAGCCGGGCGGAAGGCGGGTCGACGACCTGTACGACCCCGAGTGCGAGCGGAACGGCACCTTCAAGGCCAAGCAGTGCGACGACTCCAACCTCTGCTGGTGCGTGGACAGTGCCGGGGTCAGGGTCACCGACAAGACCGGTGACGACCCCAAGTGCGGCCAGCTCGTCCGAGTCCA CCTCATTCAGATTGATTTCAGCTTCAAAGTCGAGTTTGTCTTCCTGAAGATGAAGGAGGCAGCTGTTCGACG GAAGGTGGCCATCAAGTTGGTCAAAGAGTACACCCTGAAGGCTACCCAGATCCTGGAGATCACG GTCCACGAGTTGTCCAGAGAGATCTGCATCCGGCTGAGCGAGAATGGGACCAAAGACCCCGCCGACATCTCTACTGTGGCATACTACATCGAGAGGGAC CTGAAGACGAACAGGTTCACTCTGGAAGTGGACGGGAAGAGCTTGCAGGTGGAGAGGGAGTCGGTCCAGGTTTGGTTCTTTGACAACGAGCCTCCCCGGATCAACATGAAGTCCATCTCGCCGGGCTTTGcggccatcatcatcatcattgcgCTGGCCATTCTAACCGGGATCGCAGTGTTT GTTGTGGTCAGGAGGAGAGCGAAGGAGGACTGGCAGAGGATCCAGTTTGAAGTGATTGAG GGCCAGGAGTTGGagcaccaccagctggcccagaGGATGGGTTTAGCACGTTAA